CGCAAATAAGCATAGCCCATATATGTTGGTTTATTCGAATAAACACGGAAAGTGAAAGAAAAGAAATCATATCCTAACTCTAATTTCGGTAATCTCTAATGATTGCGTTGGGACAAACACCAATTGATGTATTCGTTGTCGTCCGCTCGATGTCTGCGCTGATGACGGCCGCGGCCACCGTACATACGTGGTGGTGGTGCATACATCCCTTGTGCGTCGTACTGATCGTAGCCCTCCTCCTCGTCTCCCCATGCGTTGTTCACCAGATCGTCCTGCGCCAGAACCGAGTTAACGAACTGCGTGACGCCCACGTCGCAGCGGACCACGATGCTGTCATCGCGGACCAGGTGCTCGCGCCTCTCCAGATCGTCCTTCTTGATGAACTCCTCGTGGCCGCACCCTGGCCCCtgctcctcctcgccgccgttgTTCAACGTGCCCACCGCTCTCGTGATGCCGTTGGGGTAGCGGTTGACCACGGGGGCGCCGACGAAGGATCCCTTCTCGGCGGGGAGCTCGTAGGCGGGGTTGCCGCTGTCGTCTAGCAGGCTGAACTTGTACCGCGCCTGGACGGGCTGCGGGTGGCTGCTGGCGAGCTGGAGGTAGACGGAGATGGCGTTGTGATCCGCCGAGACGTCGCGGCCGTTGGGGTAGTAGTCGACGCGCCAGGTGTGGCCGCCAACGCTGAACGGGTGGGAGGAGAGCTTCTGGCCGGGGAGGACCGTCTTGGTCTGCGAGTAGCCATCGATGCGCAGAAGGTGGAACCCGTTCGCCTCCTTGGCCACCACCCTCGTGGCCGACCGGGATAGACCACCATGGCCGGCGCCGGACATGATCCACGTACGAGATGGTTTGCTGGTCGATCGAGAAAAGGTGGGGCCTGAGCGCACAATGAGATGCTGGTATTACAACGGCGTTGATCGATGCAGATCGAGTATATATGGTACCTAGCAGGTCGGTTTGCTCATCCTTTTTTTCGAAACTTGGTCGGTTTGGTCTTCAACTGCAGACCGGGAATTGTGTTCGATCCGGACTAGGCTTCGCTCCCAATACCGCCTTAAACGAAAGGAAACCACATCTGATGAAAAGGAAAATCCCGGTAAACAGAAAAAACCTTCTTTCACGGGACAAATTTTCAATCTTGATCATGCCACGTGAGCAGTAGCAGGCACCGTGTTTTCTCCTAATCAAAACCATGGCAGGAGAGCCTAACAGAACTGGTTGGGTTTGACATTCAGGGGGATATCGTCATGTCAGGAACTAGATAGTGCTATACAGGGACGAACCAAATGGCTGTATATGTAGACTGTTCTCCGTCACATATTAAATCTGTAGCGCTTTTCACGTTGCTCGGAGTTTAGCTACTTTATTAGTTTGATAACATGGAGCACAACTATCAGGTGggcaaaagcaaaaaaaaaaaaaaaaaaaaaatgcaatCGCTAGAacgattctttttttttttttttgagaaacacagtacaaacgcagacgctcacatacacgcgcatacactcacccctatgattcTGAATCCAAGAATCCTATTATTGGACGAAGCAACAAGCACTTTAGACACAAGCTGAAAAGGGTTGTGCAGGAGGACCTTGATAGGACCATGACAAATCGAACCTCTGCCATAGTTGCTCACGTAATGCCACTATTATTGGTCATCCACAGGGATCAAGAATTCAAAAAGATAGGTTTTGAAACATGCCTCCTACATATCTTATCTCTCATCAAATGGCCAGAACCTGAAACATTTAAAAATCACCAGGTCCACATGAGCTTCTAAGAGCAGCTCTAGCTCTAGAAGCTAACGTAAAAAGAGCAAAACTGAATAATAACCGTCCCCTGTAGAAAAAACGCGCAGTGCAGCACCCGTACTTCAACCTGAAACCTTAAAACTTTTGTAGGCAACATCAAATTATGCTCGCCGAGCGATACTTCTTCAGGCTTCGAGAGGGAACCGAGTGCGACCCGCACTCCCTTTTGTTTTTGGCGGGGGACACGACGTCACCGTCGTCGATCTACCGGCCCAGCGCTCCTCCGAGGCCGCCGCCACCACGAATCGGTGCCATGGAGTCCTCCGACCTCCTGCCGGCCGCTGTTCAACTCCTCCGTCCCACAACGGCAGCTCCTCTTGCTCCGCCGGTGCACGCGTGCTCGCCGGCCGCCGCCCATGTCGCCATCAAGAAGAGGAAGCACACTACCGCCGCCGCTTCCCCTCCGCTGCTTCCCCGACCGTTGCTTCCCAAGCCACCGCTAGGGCCGTCATCACCCCGGCAGTCGCAAGGCGGAAGAAAGTCGCCGGAAGAGGGCCGAAGAAGGTGACGCAAGGCGGAGGCAAGAAGCAGGTCGTGAACCCCCGTGCCGCCACTCCTCAAGCTTCCCCGCCGGTCGCCGAATTCACGGCTCCGCAGCGTTCGGATGCTGGCGCAGGCAACATGTTCGACGAAATGCCTTCAAGATATGATGTTTCCCGATTTTCGTGTATGGTAGTTGCACCGCGCCGACTCTCGCGGCCACCGAAATCACGCTTTCCATGAACTAAATTTTTCTATTTACAGTTCGGGTTTTACGGTAGCTGCTAGAGCTGCTCTAAGGGATATAGAGGGAGCTTACAAGCCAACTGATCCACACATGGATTTATTCAGTTTGCAGCAATGAAGTGTAGCAACCCGAAAAAAACCCTAAAATTATATATCTTCGTTGCTTGTTTTTTGTGTCGTTCCGATGTCATCAGCACTAtgcatatcatccacaag
This Lolium perenne isolate Kyuss_39 chromosome 1, Kyuss_2.0, whole genome shotgun sequence DNA region includes the following protein-coding sequences:
- the LOC127329916 gene encoding BTB/POZ and MATH domain-containing protein 5-like; amino-acid sequence: MSGAGHGGLSRSATRVVAKEANGFHLLRIDGYSQTKTVLPGQKLSSHPFSVGGHTWRVDYYPNGRDVSADHNAISVYLQLASSHPQPVQARYKFSLLDDSGNPAYELPAEKGSFVGAPVVNRYPNGITRAVGTLNNGGEEEQGPGCGHEEFIKKDDLERREHLVRDDSIVVRCDVGVTQFVNSVLAQDDLVNNAWGDEEEGYDQYDAQGMYAPPPRMYGGRGRHQRRHRADDNEYINWCLSQRNH